Proteins from one Brevibacillus humidisoli genomic window:
- a CDS encoding ABC transporter ATP-binding protein, producing MILLELRNVTKEYPVRTRRPWFRSHPTLQAVKQVNLALKKGESLGLVGESGSGKSTLAKLIMNLEPVTSGEILLDGQALTKRRLKERQIYKRMQLVLQDSSASLYPNMRVGELLEEPIRNFFPEAANWEARCRELLDLVELDHSFLTRYPDQLSGGQKQRVCMAKALAVHPELIIFDESIASLDQPAQASITRMLKRIQETEQIAYLFITHDLQSALQLCDRITVMYQGELVETFIQGEVHQLRHPYSQLLFQTLDLVSSAGEQEDARQPQPVHIDVAGVR from the coding sequence ATGATTTTGCTAGAGCTGCGCAACGTAACAAAAGAATATCCAGTACGTACAAGAAGACCGTGGTTTCGGTCACATCCGACTCTGCAAGCAGTCAAACAGGTAAACCTGGCGCTGAAAAAAGGTGAAAGCCTGGGGTTGGTGGGAGAAAGCGGGAGCGGGAAAAGTACGCTAGCCAAGCTGATCATGAACCTGGAACCTGTCACATCCGGCGAGATCCTTCTGGATGGACAAGCGCTGACCAAAAGGCGCCTCAAGGAACGCCAGATTTACAAGCGGATGCAGCTGGTGCTGCAAGATTCCTCTGCTTCGCTCTATCCCAACATGCGCGTGGGTGAGCTTCTGGAAGAGCCGATTCGCAATTTTTTCCCCGAAGCAGCCAATTGGGAGGCACGCTGTAGAGAACTGCTGGATTTGGTAGAGCTTGATCATTCCTTTTTAACCAGATATCCAGACCAATTAAGCGGGGGGCAGAAGCAACGCGTCTGCATGGCGAAAGCCCTCGCCGTGCATCCGGAGTTGATTATCTTTGACGAATCGATCGCCAGCCTGGACCAACCAGCGCAAGCCTCGATCACCCGTATGCTCAAGCGCATCCAAGAAACAGAGCAGATCGCTTATCTGTTCATCACGCATGATTTGCAATCTGCCCTGCAATTATGTGACCGCATCACGGTCATGTATCAAGGAGAACTCGTAGAAACGTTTATTCAGGGCGAGGTTCATCAACTCCGCCATCCCTATTCGCAGCTGCTGTTTCAAACTCTCGATCTTGTTTCGTCCGCCGGTGAACAAGAAGATGCGCGGCAGCCGCAGCCGGTTCACATCGACGTGGCGGGGGTACGTTGA
- a CDS encoding DUF4367 domain-containing protein: MDKDQDLKELFHNAQLPEVDLTGSVMRKLNANQNKKERFTVKNKVGLLVVAGVLLTVSSGFAMFKYGSLQNQQGEVVYEVKPSKELEQPQYQEEDLNRLAMSSQLADELLQDGSAAIFYIVPNNPNHQLETEVKSEVFTDASALRSKLKDESAAIMDSLKEDYKFTWARLTFDPVTEVNPLTPKEQAATAEKLRKQAEESNKEYAMMPVELSDDHWRILSTYKKGESEIQVFVSRSDEPTTIYAHDEWNWKSEKIDVNGVEMLYTEYEGGGKGIVWVHEIAGTEQHLQYNIQVGNDISKEGLIEIAKSYLK; encoded by the coding sequence TTGGACAAGGACCAGGATTTGAAAGAACTTTTTCATAACGCACAGCTTCCCGAAGTTGACTTGACGGGAAGCGTGATGAGGAAGCTAAATGCCAATCAAAACAAAAAGGAGCGATTTACTGTGAAAAACAAAGTGGGTCTGTTGGTCGTAGCGGGAGTACTGTTGACGGTGTCATCTGGTTTTGCGATGTTTAAATATGGGTCGTTGCAAAATCAGCAGGGTGAAGTGGTGTATGAGGTAAAACCATCGAAAGAGTTGGAGCAGCCTCAATATCAAGAAGAAGACCTGAATCGCTTGGCGATGAGCTCACAATTGGCCGATGAGCTGCTGCAGGATGGTTCAGCGGCGATCTTTTACATCGTTCCAAACAACCCCAACCACCAATTAGAGACAGAAGTCAAATCAGAAGTCTTTACCGATGCGTCCGCCCTCCGGAGCAAATTGAAGGATGAGTCGGCTGCGATTATGGACAGTTTAAAAGAAGATTACAAGTTTACTTGGGCTAGGCTCACCTTTGATCCCGTCACGGAAGTGAATCCTCTAACTCCTAAAGAGCAAGCGGCGACAGCAGAAAAGCTGCGGAAGCAGGCGGAGGAATCGAACAAGGAGTACGCGATGATGCCGGTGGAACTCTCTGATGATCATTGGCGTATCCTGAGCACATACAAAAAAGGAGAGAGCGAGATCCAAGTTTTTGTCTCCAGATCTGATGAGCCAACTACGATCTATGCGCACGATGAATGGAACTGGAAATCGGAAAAGATCGATGTGAATGGAGTCGAAATGCTGTACACCGAATATGAAGGCGGGGGAAAAGGGATCGTATGGGTACATGAGATTGCGGGTACTGAGCAGCATCTGCAATACAATATCCAAGTAGGCAACGATATCAGCAAAGAGGGCTTGATCGAAATCGCCAAATCGTACCTGAAGTAA
- a CDS encoding RNA polymerase sigma factor, producing the protein MDDTELRQLVADVLSGDTEKFEHIVREYQKSIFLYCYHMLGDYAEAEDCAQEVFLKAYRNLEKYNRDIPFGAWLYKISYNQCIDLIRKRKLAKYLPFFYRDEKENKEVDLQIEANYFDEFVHQAMSRLSAEERNLIILRCVEGKSYQEISLIFHQSSANLRKKYERTAAKFRKYYLQAKGADGVGQGPGFERTFS; encoded by the coding sequence GTGGATGATACTGAGCTACGTCAGCTCGTTGCTGACGTACTGAGTGGTGATACCGAGAAGTTCGAGCATATCGTGCGAGAATACCAAAAATCAATCTTTCTGTATTGTTACCACATGCTTGGCGATTACGCTGAAGCAGAGGACTGCGCACAAGAGGTATTTCTGAAAGCATATCGCAACCTGGAAAAGTATAACCGGGATATCCCGTTTGGCGCTTGGTTGTACAAGATATCCTACAATCAATGTATTGATCTGATCCGTAAGCGAAAACTGGCGAAATATCTTCCCTTCTTCTATCGAGATGAGAAGGAAAACAAAGAGGTAGATCTGCAGATTGAAGCCAATTATTTCGATGAATTCGTACATCAGGCCATGTCCCGATTGTCAGCAGAAGAGCGGAATTTGATCATTTTACGCTGTGTTGAGGGCAAGAGTTATCAAGAAATCAGCCTCATCTTTCATCAAAGCAGCGCCAATCTGCGAAAAAAATACGAGCGTACGGCTGCAAAGTTCCGCAAGTACTATCTCCAAGCGAAGGGAGCGGATGGTGTTGGACAAGGACCAGGATTTGAAAGAACTTTTTCATAA
- a CDS encoding M28 family peptidase: MRRKALLSLLLTASLCFSTAAVWAAPEKNLTSDQAFDNKIVKRIKVENIYNHIAELSKTPRVAGTPAEDRAVEYIKREFESYGYDTDVQEFEIYTYTEPDQLELHVDGITFDPAPSSFQYGVNGTVTGELIYCGLGAESDFEGKDVTGKIALIKRGSYTFATKILNAAAAGASAVIIYNNADGVMNGTLGGPDDGYVPSLAITNEQGEALKTRLDAGETVTATLIVEGAATDKAMSHNVVATKKATQKSTGELILVGAHHDSVEGAPGANDDASGTATVLELARVFANAPTDTDIRFVTFGAEENGLLGSYEYVERMTEEDYERTVGMFQMDMVGSKDAGPLIMYTADGEKNIVTDLGAAAGARLSETGEATPYGMEGRSDHVPFTEVGIPAALFIHAPVEPWYHSPEDTIDKISLDKLTEVSHIVGAAVYQAARPDTPALGKAKVAPKEVDYHFEERELE; encoded by the coding sequence ATGAGAAGAAAAGCACTTCTATCACTTTTGCTTACCGCTAGCCTTTGTTTCAGTACTGCCGCGGTATGGGCGGCACCGGAAAAAAATCTTACATCAGACCAGGCGTTTGATAACAAGATTGTCAAACGGATTAAGGTAGAGAACATTTACAATCACATTGCTGAACTTTCAAAGACTCCACGAGTTGCCGGCACTCCGGCTGAGGATCGGGCGGTGGAGTATATCAAACGAGAATTTGAATCATATGGTTATGATACAGATGTACAAGAGTTTGAGATATACACCTATACAGAGCCTGACCAGTTGGAATTGCATGTCGACGGCATAACGTTTGATCCCGCTCCAAGCAGCTTCCAATATGGCGTCAATGGAACGGTAACGGGGGAGTTAATTTATTGTGGGTTAGGAGCCGAGAGTGATTTTGAAGGAAAGGATGTTACAGGAAAGATCGCCCTGATCAAACGCGGCAGCTATACCTTCGCAACCAAGATCTTAAACGCTGCTGCGGCAGGAGCTTCTGCTGTGATTATTTACAACAATGCTGACGGTGTGATGAATGGAACGCTGGGTGGTCCCGATGATGGGTATGTTCCGTCGCTAGCCATCACCAACGAGCAAGGGGAAGCTCTGAAAACCCGCTTGGATGCTGGTGAGACCGTTACCGCCACCCTGATTGTGGAGGGAGCGGCGACAGACAAAGCGATGTCCCATAACGTAGTGGCCACCAAAAAGGCGACCCAAAAGTCGACCGGGGAACTGATACTGGTTGGTGCTCATCATGATTCCGTAGAGGGAGCGCCGGGAGCAAATGACGATGCGTCAGGCACAGCGACCGTTCTTGAGTTGGCACGTGTGTTTGCCAATGCTCCGACTGATACCGATATTCGGTTTGTCACCTTTGGGGCAGAGGAAAATGGGCTGTTGGGGTCGTATGAATACGTGGAGAGAATGACGGAAGAGGATTACGAGCGCACGGTGGGCATGTTCCAAATGGATATGGTTGGCAGCAAGGATGCCGGTCCCTTAATCATGTACACGGCTGACGGGGAGAAAAACATCGTCACCGATCTGGGAGCAGCAGCGGGCGCCCGTCTATCGGAAACAGGTGAAGCTACTCCTTATGGGATGGAAGGACGCAGCGATCATGTTCCATTTACTGAGGTGGGGATACCTGCTGCACTATTCATCCACGCGCCGGTAGAACCATGGTATCATTCTCCGGAAGACACCATAGACAAGATTAGTTTGGACAAATTAACAGAGGTATCCCACATTGTTGGGGCGGCCGTATATCAGGCGGCCCGCCCTGATACTCCGGCGTTAGGCAAGGCCAAGGTGGCGCCTAAAGAAGTGGATTATCATTTTGAAGAAAGAGAACTGGAGTAA
- a CDS encoding glucosaminidase domain-containing protein, with amino-acid sequence MSTGTAIAGPALATVEQARQWAQSRSAAQAFIEVAAIYWRLGTDIGIRPEVAYAQSAKETAFGRFGGVVDRSFHNWCGLKTTEGGSSSDPNAHARFPDDETGVLAHMQHLALYAGVEVTGPIVDPRHFSFLRGTAETVEALGGKWAPSADYGQSIVRDYLTGLLATQVPAPPADNRHWAQQAHDELRAAGYLLNDHSQSLDAPATEGMVIELVNRLRKAIGAPDI; translated from the coding sequence ATGTCTACGGGGACAGCAATTGCCGGACCCGCTCTGGCAACGGTGGAGCAGGCCCGGCAGTGGGCGCAAAGCAGAAGTGCAGCTCAAGCGTTCATTGAGGTGGCTGCGATTTACTGGAGGCTGGGCACCGACATCGGCATTCGGCCGGAGGTTGCCTACGCCCAATCGGCCAAGGAAACAGCCTTTGGGCGATTTGGGGGTGTGGTGGACCGTTCGTTCCACAACTGGTGTGGTTTAAAAACGACTGAGGGAGGCAGCAGCAGCGATCCGAATGCACATGCCAGGTTTCCCGATGATGAGACCGGAGTGTTGGCACATATGCAGCACCTAGCTCTATACGCTGGCGTCGAGGTTACCGGACCGATTGTCGATCCGCGTCATTTCTCCTTCTTGCGAGGGACGGCCGAGACGGTGGAAGCCCTCGGCGGCAAGTGGGCGCCATCGGCGGATTATGGACAATCGATTGTTCGGGATTATCTGACCGGCTTGTTGGCTACGCAAGTGCCAGCACCGCCTGCTGACAACCGGCACTGGGCTCAACAAGCACACGATGAACTGCGGGCAGCCGGTTATCTGCTCAATGACCACAGCCAGTCGTTGGATGCACCTGCCACAGAAGGAATGGTGATTGAGCTTGTCAATCGGCTGAGAAAAGCGATTGGCGCTCCTGACATTTGA
- a CDS encoding arylamine N-acetyltransferase family protein — MSKLNALFRERIGLPQDEPITFDDLENVLEKTAKAIPFENLCIIEKRTRAITKESLIDKILVKNEGGLCYELNAILYLFLLENGFDAVLTRGRVYQHDLQAYHTVGRTHVTILLTHEEQTYVVDTGFGGNLPLKPVPLSGETVASSNGDFRIIKGKGEHGDYVLEMKLKHKDTDWKIGYAFDSKQVITDVSECNAVQTIIVEHQESPFNKHPLATRLTDGGSVTVTNSSFTQWRDGTVAKEKIDHGRFKELLKQHFGLQIISS; from the coding sequence ATGAGTAAGTTGAATGCTTTATTTCGCGAGAGAATCGGTCTGCCGCAAGACGAACCGATTACGTTTGATGACTTGGAAAACGTGCTTGAAAAAACGGCCAAGGCGATTCCTTTTGAAAATCTATGCATCATAGAGAAAAGAACGCGTGCGATTACCAAAGAAAGCTTAATAGACAAAATACTTGTTAAAAACGAAGGTGGACTATGCTATGAGTTAAACGCTATTCTCTACCTTTTCTTGCTGGAAAACGGGTTCGATGCAGTCCTAACACGTGGACGCGTTTACCAGCATGATCTGCAAGCTTATCACACAGTTGGCAGAACCCATGTCACCATTCTGCTTACTCACGAAGAACAGACGTATGTAGTCGATACGGGTTTTGGTGGGAATCTGCCCTTAAAACCTGTCCCTTTAAGCGGGGAAACCGTTGCCTCCAGCAATGGAGACTTCCGGATCATAAAAGGGAAGGGCGAACATGGAGACTATGTTCTGGAAATGAAACTGAAACATAAGGATACGGATTGGAAGATAGGATATGCTTTTGATTCTAAACAGGTTATCACCGATGTATCGGAATGTAATGCCGTTCAAACAATCATTGTTGAACACCAAGAATCTCCCTTTAACAAACATCCGTTGGCCACAAGACTGACAGATGGGGGAAGTGTAACCGTGACAAACAGCTCATTTACCCAATGGAGGGATGGAACCGTTGCAAAGGAGAAAATCGATCACGGGAGGTTCAAAGAGCTGTTGAAACAGCATTTTGGGCTGCAGATCATCTCGTCTTAA
- a CDS encoding DMT family transporter, translating to MIINPKGLTLAYLSAVLNAAIIGFSFLFTKMALEHAQPIDTLTYRFAVSFVVMSIPVLLGRVSLNYRGKPLYKAFLLATMYPLGFFMLQTIGLQHATSSEGGILYAFTPVLTTLLAFIFLRESITVPQMLSILLSIFGVVFIFLMKGSGIDLPNMTGVFLLFLSCLAIAGYSVLARSLLRTYRPMEITYLMLGIGFVTFLVISLTDHVTADTLDHFVAPLASGTFIVSILYLGLMASLVTALTANYTLSKIEASKMSVFSNLSTVVSIAAGAMLLGEEIMGYHLIGSALIIAGVIGTNRLGRKKAEARISDERPSYGTISDHAVRE from the coding sequence ATGATCATCAACCCAAAAGGACTGACACTTGCTTATCTATCTGCAGTGTTGAACGCAGCGATTATCGGATTTTCTTTTTTGTTTACCAAAATGGCGCTCGAACATGCCCAGCCGATTGACACGCTCACGTACCGCTTTGCTGTTTCGTTCGTGGTCATGTCGATCCCGGTTCTGCTCGGTCGTGTCTCATTAAACTACCGTGGCAAACCATTATATAAAGCGTTTCTGCTGGCAACGATGTACCCGCTCGGATTCTTCATGCTGCAAACGATTGGGCTGCAGCACGCCACCTCTTCAGAGGGAGGGATCTTGTACGCCTTCACACCGGTCTTGACCACCTTGCTTGCTTTCATATTTTTGAGAGAATCGATAACCGTCCCGCAGATGCTGTCGATTCTGCTCTCGATATTCGGTGTTGTGTTTATCTTTCTGATGAAGGGAAGCGGCATCGATTTGCCGAACATGACGGGAGTCTTTCTGTTGTTCTTATCGTGCCTGGCGATTGCCGGATACAGCGTTTTGGCCCGGTCGCTCCTGAGAACTTACCGTCCCATGGAAATCACATACTTGATGCTGGGCATCGGGTTCGTCACGTTTCTGGTTATATCGCTCACCGATCATGTGACCGCAGACACGCTTGATCATTTTGTTGCACCGCTGGCAAGCGGCACCTTTATCGTGTCGATCCTCTACCTTGGGCTGATGGCTTCACTGGTCACAGCGCTGACGGCAAATTACACCTTGTCCAAAATAGAGGCTTCCAAAATGAGTGTGTTCAGCAATCTGTCCACAGTCGTCTCGATCGCGGCTGGGGCGATGTTACTCGGAGAAGAGATCATGGGGTATCATCTCATCGGTTCGGCGCTGATAATAGCAGGGGTGATAGGAACAAATCGTTTGGGACGAAAAAAAGCAGAGGCGCGCATCTCCGATGAGAGACCATCATACGGTACCATTTCTGATCATGCGGTGAGGGAATAA